Proteins encoded by one window of Salvia splendens isolate huo1 chromosome 5, SspV2, whole genome shotgun sequence:
- the LOC121804446 gene encoding uncharacterized protein LOC121804446: MVRHNLDVMHTEKNVCESICATLLDLDGKSKYNYKSRQDLEQMGIRPELHPITKEGGKVYLPVAAFTMSKKERTIFCQVLKNLKVPDGYASNISRCVQLKPPKLLGLKSHDYHIMMQQLLPIALRKTLYRTLRSPLIQLSKYFRELCSNIICLADIFRLEKDIVVVLCQLEKIFPPSFFDVMVHLIVHLATEVKLCGQVHYRWMYPIERYLGTLKSYVRNRSKPEGSIAEGYLAEECLRFCSLYLADYVESKFNRASRNETVTNNAKIGLDVFTINGRSLGKGTAMRLDGVTLTKAHQYVLFNCEAVRPYIEQYWAVVEQSNPRVARHQLERIHSERFADWFAQYVEGLIVHEENPILRALKLLARGPNIIGVKYKKYIVNGFRFHTKDLKCTKKTQNSGVRVKATTSSFSSTRDQNPILSELDYYGILTDVVELDYNCGHRVVLFDCEWVSKGKRLKTDANGFTLANFSNVIRHNEPFILASQVEQVFYVEDPTES, translated from the exons ATGGTTCGTCATAATCTTGATGTCATGCATACTGAAAAAAATGTTTGCGAGAGCATCTGTGCCACATTGTTGGATTTGGATGGTAAATCAAAATACAATTATAAATCACGCCAAGACTTGGAACAGATGGGAATAAGACCTGAACTTCATCCAATTACTAAGGAGGGTGGAAAAGTTTATTTACCTGTGGCAGCATTTACAATGAGCAAGAAGGAGAGGACAATATTTTGTCAGGTTTTGAAAAATCTTAAAGTTCCTGATGGTTATGCCTCAAACATCTCAAGGTGTGTTCAGTTAAAACCACCAAAATTGCTAGGCTTGAAAAGTCATGACTATCATATTATGATGCAACAATTATTACCTATAGCATTGCGAAAAACACTCTATAGGACATTACGTTCACCTTTGATTCAGCTTAGTAAGTACTTTCGAGAACTCTGTTCTAATATTATTTGCCTTGCTGATATCTTTCGTTTAGAGAAAGATATTGTTGTGGTACTTTGCCAATTGGAGAAGATATTTCCACCATCATTCTTCGATGTAATGGTGCACTTGATTGTACATTTGGCTACCGAAGTGAAGCTATGTGGGCAGGTTCACTACCGTTGGATGTATCCAATAGAGAG ATATTTGGGCACATTGAAATCATATGTTCGTAATCGAAGTAAACCTGAAGGTTCGATTGCTGAAGGATATCTAGCAGAAGAATGTTTGAGGTTTTGCTCTTTGTATTTAGCTGACTATGTGGAGTCAAAGTTTAATCGAGCATCTAGGAACGAAACTGTTACAAATAATGCAAAAATAGGATTAGATGTATTTACGATTAACGGTCGTTCTCTTGGAAAAGGAACTGCAATGAGATTAGATGGCGTAACATTGACGAAAGCTCATCAATATGTATTGTTCAACTGTGAGGCTGTCAGACCATACATTGA GCAATATTGGGCAGTAGTTGAACAATCTAATCCTCGCGTTGCACGTCATCAGTTGGAACGTATCCACAGTGAAAGGTTTGCTGATTGGTTTGCTCAATAT GTTGAAGGGTTAATTGTCCATGAGGAAAATCCAATATTAAGAGCTCTGAAGTTACTTGCTCGCGGGCCTAATATAATTGGAGTGAAATATAAAAAGTATATTGTAAATGGTTTTCGGTTCCACACGAAAGATTTGAAGTgtacaaagaaaacacaaaatagTGGGGTGCGTGTTAAAGCTACAACGTCAAGTTTTTCAAGTACTAGGGATCAAAATCCAATCTTAAGCGAGTTGGACTATTATGGAATTCTAACCGATGTCGTTGAGCTGGATTACAATTGTGGACATAGAgttgtgttatttgattgtgaATGGGTGTCAAAAGGAAAACGATTGAAGACAGATGCTAATGGATTTACATTAGCTAATTTTTCAAATGTGATACGCCATAATGAACCATTTATTCTTGCATCTCAAGTTGAGCAAGTCTTCTATGTAGAGGATCCAACTGAATCATAA
- the LOC121804448 gene encoding uncharacterized protein LOC121804448: MASRLTRFIVIESVSNNGHYAVRETTNPNAVVMRNESVFSTLIKIEAERATSNNAYIHLRFCNTNRYWQRNSSSDAIVAQSNKPNEDMSDRSCTLFEATVMGPDTFFLTHIQTGWRVVILSNTTAFRLSPPSSVSANAGLLRFMNWDSLVHLPTHVAFQGSNDSFLAGIWTQNAQFLQFASSDPNELISNHRVQLMPDGHVRIHSDHFTRWWRFHNDWIWASTMNPSIDDRNLLFWPIKLDNNTIALRSVGNNRICQLHSWGNINRCLNAAVTTITNEARIRVHELVLNRSIYNVRYRMEDARIYGETPYVAGTTTAANFSNQNAEVAVQITYQDSSSYTFSRSLSLTAGVTTTISAGVPLIAGATIEIGYQVNTTFEWGESRSRTTSVTATGTIPVPARSVASVRYVATMGTCDVPYSYTQQERSSTTGQITELDYDDGLFTGVSCYNFNFVVENTTPLNHPSLNFTLPN; encoded by the exons ATGGCATCGAGGCTAACAAGGTTCATTGTGATCGAGTCCGTTAGCAACAATGGACATTATGCAGTGCGCGAGACAACGAACCCTAATGCCGTGGTTATGAGAAACGAGAGCGTGTTCAGCACGCTGATCAAGATCGAAGCTGAACGCGCCACCAGCAACAACGCATACATTCACCTGCGCTTCTGCAATACCAATAGATACTGGCAGAGGAATAGTAGCAGCGACGCCATTGTGGCTCAATCCAACAAGCCTAACGAAGACATGTCAGACAGATCATGTACTCTGTTTGAGGCGACCGTGATGGGCCCTGACACTTTCTTCCTCACCCACATTCAGACCGGGTGGCGCGTGGTCATACTATCTAATACTACTGCCTTCCGCTTGTCACCGCCATCCTCAGTCTCAGCCAATGCCGGCCTTCTCAGATTTATGAATTGGGATTCCTTGGTTCATCTGCCTACCCACGTCGCCTTCCAAGGATCCAACGACAGCTTCCTCGCGGGAATCTGGACGCAAAATGCCCAATTCCTGCAATTCGCGTCCAGCGATCCCAACGAATTGATTTCGAATCACCGGGTCCAACTCATGCCCGACGGCCATGTCCGTATACACTCTGATCATTTCACTAg GTGGTGGCGGTTCCACAATGATTGGATATGGGCATCAACTATGAACCCATCCATCGACGACAGAAACCTTCTCTTCTGGCCAATAAAACTCGACAACAACACCATCGCCCTGCGCAGCGTGGGCAACAACAGGATCTGCCAACTCCATTCCTGGGGAAACATAAACCGGTGCCTGAACGCAGCGGTTACAACAATCACGAACGAAGCAAGGATCAGGGTGCACGAGCTGGTGCTGAACAGAAGTATCTACAACGTGAGGTATCGGATGGAGGACGCCAGGATATACGGGGAGACGCCATACGTGGCTGggaccaccaccgccgccaacTTCTCAAATCAAAACGCCGAAGTTGCCGTCCAGATCACGTACCAAGACTCCAGCAGTTACACCTTCAGCCGAAGCTTGTCTTTGACGGCGGGGGTGACGACCACCATCTCGGCGGGGGTGCCTTTGATCGCGGGAGCAACCATCGAAATCGGGTATCAGGTGAATACGACGTTCGAGTGGGGAGAGTCTAGGTCTAGGACGACGTCGGTCACGGCTACGGGGACAATCCCTGTGCCGGCCAGGAGCGTGGCGTCGGTTCGATACGTGGCAACCATGGGGACCTGCGATGTGCCCTACTCGTACACGCAGCAGGAGCGGAGCTCCACCACCGGCCAAATCACTGAACTTGATTATGACGATGGTCTTTTCACCGGCGTCAGCTGTTACAACTTCAACTTTGTCGTCGAAAACACTACACCTCTCAATCATCCCTCACTCAATTTCACATTACCAAATTGA